The Psychrosphaera ytuae genome includes a region encoding these proteins:
- the rpoB gene encoding DNA-directed RNA polymerase subunit beta, with translation MAYSYSEKKRIRKDFGKREHVLDMPYLLQVQLESYNKFIEADVDGNNGIEAAFRSVFPIKSYSGSAELQFVSYRIGEPVFDVKECQIRGVTYAAPLRVKLRLVLMDKEAAPGTVKDIKEQEVYMGEMPLMTENGTFVINGTERVIVSQLHRSPGVFFDHDKGKTHSSGKVLYNARVIPYRGSWLDFEFDPKDNLFVRIDRRRKLPASIILRALEYSTEEILEMFYDFISIEIKGEKILMELQPSRLRGETAVFDIKDADGEVIVETGRRITARHIRQMEKAGINQIEVPHEYIIDKVLAKNYIDESTGEVIANANDLISLELLAKLAQAGHKSFEIIYTNELDHGSYISDTLRIDSSTNRLEALIEIYRMMRPGEPPTKDSAEALFDNLFFSLERYDLSSVGRMKFNRRVGRDDLTGEGTLSNDDIIDVMKVLIGIRDGKGDVDDIDHLGNRRIRSVGEMAENQFRVGLVRVERAVKERLSLGDLDNTTPQDLINAKPISAAIKEFFGSSQLSQFMDQNNPLSEVTHKRRISALGPGGLTRERAGFEVRDVHPTHYGRVCPIETPEGPNIGLINSLSVYARVNSYGFLETPYRRVVDGQVTGEIDYLSAIEEDKFVIAQASAEMDAEGRLVAELVPCRYKNEFTITSADQVQYMDVAPQQVVSVAASLIPFLEHDDANRALMGANMQRQAVPTLRADKPLVGTGVEATVAKDSGVTVVAKRGGVIDYADASRIVVKVNENECLPGEAGIDIYNLTKYTRSNQNKCINQKTTVFAGEPVQRGDVLADGPSTDLGELALGQNMRVAFMPWNGYNFEDSILVSERVVQEDRLTTIHIQELSCVARDTKLGPEEITSDIPNVGEAALGKLDDSGVVYIGAEVKGGDILVGKVTPKGETQLTPEEKLLRAIFGEKASDVKDSSLRVPNSVSGTVIDVQVFTRDGVEKDKRALDIEEMQLAQAKKDLNEEFRILENNTFSRTRELLVASGLNADDVAKLEGDKLFQQSLSDEGSQAELEQLAASYEELRAEYEKKYEIKRRKITQGDDLAPGVLKIVKVYLAVKRRIQPGDKMAGRHGNKGVISTIVPVEDMPHDEHGTPVDIVLNPLGVPSRMNIGQILETHLGMAARGLGEKLDRMIKEQKELAEIREFLGKVYASGTSRQEVDIDSFSDDEVRRLAENLRAGVPIATPVFDGAAEEEIKDLFELADMPRSGQFTLFDGRTGNEFERKVTVGYMYMLKLNHLVDDKMHARSTGSYSLVTQQPLGGKAQFGGQRFGEMEVWALEAYGAAYTLQEMLTVKSDDVNGRTKMYKNIVDGDHRMEPAIPESFNVLLKEIRSLGLNIELEEE, from the coding sequence ATGGCTTACTCTTATTCTGAAAAGAAACGAATTCGTAAGGATTTTGGCAAACGCGAACACGTTTTGGACATGCCTTATCTTCTACAAGTTCAGCTTGAATCATACAACAAGTTTATTGAAGCGGACGTAGACGGTAACAACGGCATCGAAGCGGCATTCCGTTCTGTTTTCCCTATCAAGAGCTATTCTGGTAGTGCCGAATTACAATTTGTTAGCTATCGCATCGGCGAACCTGTGTTCGATGTGAAAGAATGTCAAATTCGCGGCGTTACATATGCAGCACCACTTCGTGTGAAACTGCGTTTAGTTCTAATGGACAAAGAAGCTGCTCCTGGTACTGTAAAAGATATCAAAGAGCAAGAAGTTTACATGGGTGAAATGCCGTTAATGACAGAAAACGGTACTTTCGTAATCAATGGTACTGAGCGAGTTATCGTATCTCAGTTACACCGTTCACCAGGTGTATTCTTCGATCACGACAAAGGTAAGACTCACTCTTCAGGTAAAGTTTTATATAATGCCCGCGTTATTCCTTACCGTGGATCTTGGTTAGACTTTGAATTCGACCCTAAAGATAACTTATTCGTACGTATTGACCGTCGTCGTAAATTACCTGCGTCTATCATTCTTCGTGCACTAGAATACTCTACTGAAGAAATTCTAGAGATGTTCTACGATTTCATTTCAATTGAAATCAAAGGCGAAAAGATTTTGATGGAACTTCAACCTTCACGCTTACGCGGTGAAACTGCAGTATTTGATATCAAAGATGCAGATGGTGAAGTAATCGTAGAAACTGGCCGTCGTATTACTGCTCGTCACATCCGTCAGATGGAAAAAGCAGGAATCAACCAAATTGAAGTACCTCATGAGTACATCATCGACAAAGTTCTAGCGAAGAACTACATCGATGAATCTACTGGTGAAGTGATTGCGAACGCAAACGATCTAATCAGCCTAGAGCTATTAGCGAAGCTAGCGCAAGCAGGCCACAAATCTTTCGAGATCATTTACACAAACGAACTTGATCACGGTTCTTACATCTCTGACACATTGCGCATTGATAGCTCAACGAATCGCCTAGAAGCGTTGATCGAAATCTACCGCATGATGCGTCCTGGTGAGCCACCGACAAAAGACTCGGCTGAAGCTTTATTTGATAACCTATTCTTCTCTCTAGAGCGTTATGATTTATCCTCTGTAGGTCGAATGAAGTTCAACCGTCGTGTTGGTCGTGATGACTTAACCGGTGAAGGCACATTAAGCAATGATGACATCATTGATGTTATGAAAGTGTTGATCGGTATTCGTGATGGTAAAGGCGATGTTGACGATATTGACCACTTAGGTAACCGTCGTATTCGTTCTGTTGGTGAAATGGCTGAAAACCAATTCCGTGTTGGTCTAGTACGTGTAGAACGTGCTGTTAAAGAGCGCCTAAGCTTAGGTGACTTAGACAACACAACACCACAAGATCTAATTAATGCTAAGCCGATTTCTGCAGCAATCAAAGAATTCTTTGGTTCGAGCCAGTTATCTCAGTTCATGGACCAAAACAACCCTCTATCAGAAGTAACGCACAAGCGTCGTATTTCTGCCTTAGGCCCAGGTGGTTTGACTCGTGAACGCGCAGGCTTCGAAGTTCGAGACGTTCACCCGACTCACTATGGTCGTGTATGTCCAATCGAAACTCCGGAAGGTCCAAACATCGGTCTAATTAACTCATTATCTGTTTACGCTCGCGTAAACTCATACGGTTTCTTAGAAACACCATACCGCCGTGTTGTAGACGGTCAGGTAACAGGTGAAATCGATTACCTTTCTGCAATCGAAGAAGATAAGTTCGTAATCGCTCAGGCGAGTGCGGAAATGGACGCGGAAGGCCGCTTAGTGGCTGAACTTGTACCATGTCGTTATAAAAACGAATTTACTATTACATCTGCTGACCAAGTTCAATACATGGACGTGGCTCCACAGCAGGTTGTATCAGTAGCGGCAAGTTTGATCCCGTTCCTAGAACACGATGATGCTAACCGTGCCCTAATGGGTGCGAACATGCAACGTCAAGCAGTACCAACTCTACGCGCTGATAAGCCGTTAGTAGGTACAGGTGTTGAAGCAACTGTAGCTAAAGACTCTGGTGTAACAGTTGTTGCTAAGCGTGGCGGTGTAATCGACTACGCCGATGCGTCTCGTATCGTTGTTAAAGTTAACGAAAACGAATGCTTACCTGGTGAAGCAGGTATCGACATCTACAACTTGACGAAATACACACGTTCTAACCAAAACAAATGTATTAACCAAAAAACTACTGTATTTGCTGGTGAGCCAGTACAACGCGGTGACGTGTTAGCTGACGGTCCATCAACAGACCTAGGTGAATTAGCACTTGGTCAAAACATGCGCGTGGCATTCATGCCGTGGAATGGTTACAACTTCGAGGATTCAATCCTTGTTTCTGAGCGTGTTGTTCAAGAAGATCGTTTAACAACAATCCACATCCAAGAATTAAGCTGTGTGGCTCGTGATACTAAGTTAGGTCCTGAAGAAATCACTTCAGATATCCCTAACGTTGGTGAAGCAGCACTAGGTAAATTGGATGATTCAGGTGTTGTTTATATCGGTGCTGAAGTTAAAGGCGGCGATATCCTTGTAGGTAAAGTAACACCTAAGGGCGAAACTCAATTAACACCAGAAGAAAAGCTATTACGTGCAATCTTCGGTGAAAAAGCGTCAGACGTAAAAGACAGTTCATTGCGTGTACCTAACTCTGTTTCTGGTACGGTAATTGACGTTCAAGTCTTTACTCGTGATGGCGTAGAAAAAGACAAGCGTGCACTAGACATCGAAGAGATGCAGCTAGCGCAAGCTAAGAAAGACTTAAACGAAGAATTCCGTATTCTTGAGAACAACACGTTCTCTCGTACACGTGAACTCCTAGTAGCAAGTGGCTTAAACGCTGATGACGTTGCTAAGTTAGAAGGCGACAAATTGTTCCAGCAAAGCTTAAGCGACGAAGGTAGCCAAGCTGAATTAGAACAGCTAGCAGCAAGCTACGAAGAACTGCGTGCAGAATACGAGAAGAAGTATGAAATCAAGCGTCGTAAGATCACACAAGGTGATGATCTAGCGCCTGGCGTACTTAAAATCGTTAAAGTTTACTTAGCTGTTAAACGTCGTATTCAGCCTGGTGATAAAATGGCTGGTCGTCACGGTAACAAAGGTGTTATCTCAACTATCGTTCCGGTAGAAGATATGCCACATGACGAACACGGCACACCAGTAGATATCGTACTTAACCCTCTGGGCGTACCATCGCGTATGAACATCGGTCAGATTTTAGAAACTCACCTAGGTATGGCCGCTCGTGGTCTTGGTGAAAAACTAGACCGCATGATCAAAGAGCAAAAAGAATTAGCGGAAATCCGTGAGTTCTTAGGCAAAGTTTACGCGTCAGGTACATCACGTCAGGAAGTTGATATTGATAGCTTCTCTGATGATGAAGTACGTCGTCTTGCTGAAAACCTTCGCGCCGGTGTTCCAATTGCAACACCAGTATTCGACGGTGCAGCTGAAGAAGAAATTAAAGACTTATTTGAACTAGCCGACATGCCGCGTAGTGGTCAATTCACACTATTTGACGGTCGTACAGGTAACGAATTTGAGCGTAAAGTAACAGTTGGTTACATGTACATGCTTAAACTTAACCACTTGGTTGACGATAAGATGCACGCTCGTTCAACTGGTTCGTACAGCTTAGTTACGCAGCAGCCACTTGGTGGTAAAGCTCAGTTCGGTGGTCAGCGTTTCGGTGAGATGGAAGTATGGGCACTTGAAGCATACGGTGCGGCATATACCCTTCAAGAAATGCTAACGGTTAAGTCAGATGACGTGAATGGTCGTACTAAGATGTATAAGAACATCGTAGATGGCGACCACCGTATGGAACCTGCGATTCCAGAATCATTCAACGTATTGTTGAAAGAGATTCGCTCGCTAGGTCTAAACATCGAGCTGGAAGAAGAATAA
- the rplL gene encoding 50S ribosomal protein L7/L12: MSVTKEQILDAVAEMSVMEVVELVEAMEEKFGVTAAAAVVAGPAGGDAAEEKTEFDVILASAGGNKVAAIKAVRGATGLGLKEAKTLVESAPAPIKEGVSKEEAEELKAQLEEAGATVELK, encoded by the coding sequence ATGTCTGTAACTAAAGAACAAATCTTAGACGCAGTTGCTGAAATGTCAGTAATGGAAGTAGTTGAACTAGTTGAAGCTATGGAAGAAAAATTCGGTGTAACTGCAGCTGCTGCTGTTGTTGCTGGTCCAGCTGGCGGTGACGCTGCTGAAGAGAAGACTGAATTCGACGTAATCCTAGCGTCTGCTGGCGGTAACAAAGTTGCTGCTATCAAAGCGGTACGTGGTGCAACTGGTCTTGGTCTTAAAGAAGCTAAAACTTTGGTTGAGTCTGCTCCAGCACCAATCAAAGAAGGTGTTTCTAAAGAAGAAGCAGAAGAGCTTAAAGCACAGCTTGAAGAAGCAGGTGCAACTGTTGAGCTTAAATAA
- the rplJ gene encoding 50S ribosomal protein L10, with translation MALNLDGKKAIVAEVQEAAKDALSAVVADARGVSVTAITELRKEARDNGVWMKVVRNTLAKRAVEGTDFECLSDAFVGPTLIAFSKEHPGVGARLFKDFAKKNEAFELKTASFEGDVVDVELLASLPTYDEAIARLMSVMKEASAGKLVKTLAAVKEAKEAA, from the coding sequence ATGGCATTAAATCTTGATGGCAAAAAAGCAATCGTTGCTGAAGTCCAAGAAGCAGCCAAAGACGCTCTGTCTGCAGTAGTAGCAGACGCTCGTGGTGTATCTGTAACTGCAATCACTGAACTTCGTAAAGAAGCTCGTGACAACGGTGTTTGGATGAAGGTTGTTCGCAACACTTTAGCTAAGCGCGCAGTTGAAGGTACTGACTTCGAATGTCTTTCTGATGCATTTGTAGGTCCTACGCTAATCGCGTTCTCTAAAGAGCACCCAGGTGTTGGCGCACGTCTTTTCAAAGACTTCGCTAAGAAGAACGAAGCGTTCGAACTAAAAACAGCGTCATTTGAAGGCGACGTAGTAGATGTTGAGCTACTTGCTTCACTACCTACATACGACGAAGCTATCGCACGTTTGATGAGTGTTATGAAAGAAGCTTCTGCAGGCAAACTAGTGAAGACACTAGCTGCAGTAAAAGAAGCGAAAGAAGCTGCTTAA
- the rplA gene encoding 50S ribosomal protein L1: MAKLTKRARLIREKVDATREYGIEEAVALLKELATAKFTESVDVAINLGIDPRKSDQNVRGATVLPNGTGKDVRVAVFTQGANADAAKEAGADVVGMEDLAEQVKAGEMNFDVVVASPDAMRVVGQLGQILGPRGLMPNPKVGTVTPDVATAVKNAKAGQVRYRNDKNGIVHASIGKADFDVAALKGNLETLLGAILKAKPASAKGTYIKKVSLSTTMGAGVTLDQASVTAEK; the protein is encoded by the coding sequence ATGGCTAAATTAACAAAACGCGCACGTTTAATTCGTGAAAAAGTTGATGCAACTCGTGAATACGGCATCGAAGAAGCGGTAGCTCTACTTAAAGAATTAGCGACAGCTAAATTCACTGAAAGCGTAGATGTTGCAATCAACCTAGGCATCGATCCTCGTAAATCTGACCAAAACGTTCGTGGTGCAACTGTACTACCAAACGGTACTGGTAAAGACGTTCGCGTTGCAGTATTTACACAAGGTGCAAACGCTGACGCTGCTAAAGAAGCAGGCGCTGACGTTGTAGGTATGGAAGACCTTGCTGAGCAAGTTAAAGCTGGCGAAATGAACTTCGACGTTGTTGTTGCATCTCCAGATGCAATGCGTGTTGTTGGTCAATTAGGTCAAATCTTAGGCCCACGTGGTCTTATGCCTAACCCTAAAGTTGGCACAGTAACTCCAGACGTAGCAACTGCAGTTAAAAATGCAAAAGCTGGTCAGGTTCGTTACCGCAACGATAAGAACGGTATCGTACACGCTTCTATCGGCAAAGCTGACTTTGACGTTGCTGCTCTTAAAGGCAACTTAGAAACATTACTAGGCGCGATTCTTAAAGCGAAGCCTGCTTCAGCAAAAGGTACTTACATCAAGAAAGTTTCTCTTTCTACAACGATGGGTGCTGGCGTTACACTAGACCAAGCGTCTGTAACTGCTGAAAAGTAA
- the rplK gene encoding 50S ribosomal protein L11, whose protein sequence is MAKKVEALIKLQVAAGMANPSPPVGPALGQHGVNIMEFCKAFNAKTGEMDKGAPVPVVISVYNDRSFTFETKTPPASYLLKKAAGIKSGSGRPNTEKVGTVTRAQLEEIVKTKEPDLTAADMDAAVRTIAGSARAMGLNVEG, encoded by the coding sequence ATGGCTAAAAAAGTTGAAGCCCTAATCAAGTTGCAAGTTGCAGCTGGTATGGCAAACCCAAGTCCTCCAGTTGGTCCTGCTCTAGGTCAACATGGTGTGAACATCATGGAATTCTGTAAAGCGTTTAATGCTAAAACAGGTGAAATGGACAAAGGTGCTCCAGTACCTGTTGTTATCTCTGTTTACAACGATCGCTCTTTTACATTTGAAACTAAGACTCCACCTGCATCTTACTTGCTTAAGAAAGCAGCTGGCATCAAGTCTGGTTCAGGTCGTCCAAACACTGAAAAAGTGGGTACGGTTACACGTGCACAGTTGGAAGAAATCGTTAAGACTAAAGAACCAGATCTAACTGCAGCCGACATGGATGCAGCAGTACGTACTATTGCCGGCTCTGCTCGTGCAATGGGCTTGAATGTAGAGGGTTAA
- the nusG gene encoding transcription termination/antitermination protein NusG, whose amino-acid sequence MSESENKLRWYVVQAYSGYEGRVAKSLEEHIKIEGMEDYFGRVLVPTEEVVEMRAGQKRRSERKFFPGYVLVEIAMNEEAWHLVKNTPRVLGFIGGTSDRPAPISNREAEAILNRLEENVDKPKPKTLFEPGEVVRVTDGPFADFNGVVEEVDYEKSRVKVSVLIFGRSTPVELEFGQVEKDK is encoded by the coding sequence ATGTCTGAATCAGAAAACAAACTTCGTTGGTACGTAGTTCAAGCCTACTCTGGTTATGAAGGCCGTGTGGCTAAATCATTAGAAGAGCACATTAAGATCGAAGGTATGGAAGATTACTTTGGTCGTGTATTAGTACCAACTGAAGAAGTTGTTGAGATGCGTGCAGGTCAAAAGCGTCGCTCAGAGCGTAAGTTTTTCCCAGGCTATGTGCTTGTAGAAATCGCGATGAACGAAGAAGCTTGGCACTTAGTTAAAAATACACCTCGTGTATTAGGCTTCATCGGTGGTACTTCAGATCGTCCTGCGCCTATCTCAAACCGCGAAGCAGAAGCAATTCTTAACCGCCTAGAAGAAAACGTTGATAAGCCGAAGCCGAAAACGTTGTTTGAACCGGGTGAAGTGGTTCGTGTTACTGATGGTCCATTTGCTGACTTCAATGGTGTTGTTGAAGAAGTGGATTACGAAAAGAGCCGAGTTAAAGTATCAGTACTTATCTTCGGTCGTTCTACCCCAGTTGAACTTGAGTTTGGTCAGGTAGAAAAAGACAAATAA
- the secE gene encoding preprotein translocase subunit SecE gives MSANVEQSNNGLDVVKWVIAIALLAGAVIANNMFDQESVLIRAVGVVAAVVIAGFFAATTAKGKTFIGFAKESNKEVRKVIWPSRQEATQTTLIIFAATAVIAIILYFLDMFLRWAVALLTGIGA, from the coding sequence ATGAGTGCCAACGTAGAACAGTCAAACAATGGACTGGATGTAGTAAAATGGGTAATTGCTATCGCTTTATTAGCGGGTGCAGTAATCGCGAATAACATGTTTGACCAAGAGTCTGTACTAATCCGTGCTGTCGGTGTTGTAGCAGCAGTTGTTATTGCAGGTTTCTTTGCTGCAACAACAGCAAAAGGTAAAACGTTTATTGGTTTTGCTAAAGAATCGAACAAAGAAGTTCGCAAAGTTATTTGGCCTTCACGTCAAGAAGCAACGCAAACTACACTGATTATTTTTGCCGCTACTGCAGTTATCGCGATTATTCTATATTTCTTAGATATGTTTTTACGCTGGGCAGTAGCTCTACTTACAGGTATAGGAGCTTAA
- a CDS encoding amidohydrolase translates to MKTKIISITAILMSVFSVATNAEPTVITNVKGYTYTTSEEFVTFDSIAFEDGKILAVGDKSIVSQYPDAKVTDGKGKTMLPGIIDGHGHMLGLGFNQLNVDVRDLKSAQETAKKVAQYAAKNPQVTWIKGRGWNQEIWPENKYPTAKQLDEYISDRPVYLSRVDGHAAWLNTKAMELAGITRNSISPEGGEIIKDKDGNPTGVLIDNAEVLVMEKIPAPSQAEMALALNTANDHLLSLGVTSMHDAGIDLDTYNLYRAKADSKELDVRIYGMLAATDPNLELMLKQGYISDENDFLSIRSVKIYGDGALGSRGAALLEPYHDDRHNQGLLVTSKEKLTPLFDTILAHRFQINIHAIGDRANRIALDEFERVFKKPESTLINGDALRHRVEHAQVVHPEDIPRFKTLNIIPSMQPTHATSDKSMAPKRIGEARLKGAYAWQSFLKQGSKIVAGSDFPVELANPFFGVHAAVARQDRDNQPQGGWIMEEAMTVKQALKAFTIDAAFGAHQETKIGGLQAGKWADFILLDQDIFAVQPKDLWKTRVLETWVAGKRVFKNKSTQ, encoded by the coding sequence ATGAAAACTAAAATAATATCCATTACTGCAATCCTTATGTCTGTATTTTCAGTTGCTACAAATGCTGAACCTACCGTCATTACAAATGTTAAGGGATATACCTACACCACTTCTGAAGAGTTTGTTACGTTTGATTCAATTGCGTTTGAAGATGGAAAAATTCTCGCAGTGGGCGATAAATCTATAGTGTCTCAATACCCAGACGCGAAGGTTACTGATGGCAAAGGTAAAACCATGTTACCTGGTATTATCGATGGTCATGGCCATATGCTTGGGCTTGGTTTTAACCAATTAAATGTTGATGTAAGAGATTTAAAATCTGCTCAAGAAACTGCAAAAAAAGTGGCGCAATATGCGGCCAAAAACCCTCAAGTAACTTGGATAAAAGGAAGAGGCTGGAACCAAGAAATATGGCCTGAAAACAAATATCCTACCGCTAAGCAGTTAGATGAATATATCTCTGATCGTCCTGTATATCTCAGTCGCGTTGATGGTCATGCAGCGTGGTTAAATACCAAAGCGATGGAATTGGCGGGTATTACCCGTAACTCTATTTCGCCAGAAGGTGGCGAAATAATAAAAGATAAGGATGGTAATCCAACTGGCGTTCTTATCGACAACGCTGAAGTTTTGGTTATGGAAAAAATTCCAGCGCCGAGCCAGGCTGAAATGGCCCTTGCTTTAAATACAGCGAACGATCACTTACTTTCATTGGGTGTTACCAGTATGCACGACGCAGGAATCGACTTGGATACATATAATTTGTATCGCGCGAAAGCCGACAGTAAAGAGCTCGATGTCCGAATTTATGGCATGCTTGCCGCGACAGATCCGAACTTAGAGTTGATGTTGAAGCAGGGGTACATCAGTGACGAAAATGATTTTTTATCAATTCGAAGCGTAAAAATATACGGCGACGGTGCTTTAGGAAGTAGAGGTGCAGCCTTGCTCGAACCATACCACGATGACCGCCATAATCAGGGGCTATTAGTCACTTCCAAAGAGAAACTAACCCCGCTTTTTGACACTATTTTGGCACACCGCTTTCAAATCAATATTCACGCCATTGGTGACAGAGCGAATCGAATTGCCCTGGATGAATTTGAACGTGTGTTTAAGAAGCCAGAGTCAACGTTGATTAACGGCGACGCTTTACGTCATAGAGTCGAGCACGCTCAGGTTGTGCATCCTGAAGATATACCTAGATTTAAAACACTCAATATTATTCCTTCAATGCAGCCAACACATGCAACGTCAGATAAGAGTATGGCACCAAAACGCATAGGAGAGGCTCGATTAAAAGGCGCTTATGCATGGCAATCCTTTTTGAAACAGGGTTCTAAAATCGTCGCGGGTTCGGATTTTCCAGTAGAATTAGCAAATCCTTTCTTTGGCGTTCATGCTGCTGTAGCAAGGCAAGACCGAGATAACCAGCCACAGGGCGGATGGATAATGGAAGAGGCCATGACAGTTAAACAAGCCTTAAAAGCCTTTACTATCGACGCAGCATTCGGCGCACATCAAGAAACGAAAATAGGAGGTCTGCAAGCTGGAAAATGGGCTGACTTCATTTTGTTAGATCAAGATATCTTTGCCGTCCAACCTAAAGATCTCTGGAAAACAAGAGTATTAGAAACATGGGTCGCTGGTAAGCGAGTATTTAAAAACAAATCAACGCAATAA
- the tuf gene encoding elongation factor Tu, with protein MAREKFERTKPHVNVGTIGHVDHGKTTLTAAITNVLAKVYGGEAKDFAQIDNAPEERERGITISTSHVEYDTPTRHYAHVDCPGHADYVKNMITGAAQMDGAILVVAATDGPMPQTREHILLSRQVGVPYIVVFMNKCDMVDDEELLELVEMEVRELLSEYEFPGDDLPLIQGSALKALEGEKEWEDKIVELAEALDSYIPEPERDIDKPFIMPIEDVFSISGRGTVVTGRVERGIINTGDEVEIVGIKETTKTTCTGVEMFRKLLDEGRAGENIGALLRGTKRDEVERGQVLAKPGSINPHTKFESEVYVLSKEEGGRHTPFFKGYRPQFYFRTTDVTGAVELPEGVEMVMPGDNIKMVVELIAPIAMDEGLRFAIREGGRTVGAGVVASILD; from the coding sequence ATGGCAAGAGAAAAGTTTGAACGTACGAAACCGCACGTTAACGTTGGTACAATCGGTCACGTTGACCACGGTAAAACTACACTAACTGCAGCAATCACGAACGTACTTGCAAAAGTATACGGTGGTGAAGCAAAAGATTTCGCACAAATCGATAATGCTCCAGAAGAGCGTGAGCGTGGTATCACAATCTCAACTTCACACGTTGAGTACGACACTCCAACTCGTCACTACGCACACGTAGACTGTCCAGGACACGCTGACTATGTTAAAAACATGATCACTGGTGCTGCACAGATGGACGGCGCGATCCTAGTTGTTGCTGCAACAGACGGTCCAATGCCACAGACTCGTGAGCACATCCTACTTTCACGTCAGGTTGGTGTACCTTACATCGTAGTATTCATGAACAAATGTGACATGGTAGACGACGAAGAGTTACTAGAATTAGTAGAAATGGAAGTACGTGAACTACTTTCTGAGTACGAATTCCCAGGTGACGACCTACCATTAATCCAAGGTTCAGCTCTTAAAGCACTAGAAGGCGAGAAAGAGTGGGAAGACAAGATTGTTGAATTAGCAGAAGCGCTAGATTCATACATCCCAGAGCCAGAGCGTGACATCGATAAGCCATTCATCATGCCTATCGAAGACGTATTCTCAATCTCAGGTCGTGGTACAGTAGTAACAGGTCGTGTTGAGCGCGGTATCATCAATACTGGTGACGAAGTTGAAATCGTAGGTATCAAAGAAACTACAAAGACAACTTGTACAGGTGTTGAGATGTTCCGTAAGCTTCTAGACGAAGGTCGTGCAGGTGAGAACATTGGTGCATTGTTACGTGGTACTAAGCGTGACGAAGTTGAGCGTGGTCAAGTACTAGCGAAGCCAGGTTCAATCAACCCACACACTAAGTTCGAATCAGAAGTATACGTACTATCTAAAGAAGAAGGTGGTCGTCATACTCCATTCTTCAAAGGTTACCGTCCACAGTTCTACTTCCGTACAACAGACGTAACAGGTGCAGTTGAGTTACCAGAAGGCGTAGAAATGGTAATGCCAGGTGACAACATCAAGATGGTTGTTGAGCTAATCGCTCCAATCGCGATGGACGAAGGCCTACGTTTCGCTATCCGTGAAGGTGGCCGTACTGTAGGTGCTGGTGTTGTTGCATCAATCCTAGACTAA
- a CDS encoding type III pantothenate kinase, protein MKLLIDSGNTRCKYAVADETGIQLVSHDQALKQFNLFDAVIYSDVSNSKELNDFLVLAKEQGVTAKEVVTEQQSFGVVSGYNDFKTLGVDRWLGVLAVDLLFPNQVCVVVDAGTAITVDVIDHQKQHLGGWIVPGLHLMEQSIIDRAPKVFSNEAPILEPFGTSTPNALRSGVINMATGTVEKAIRLCSDMNNGSVRPKVILTGGDAALIGQNLEGEFELIDNLIFVGLNRF, encoded by the coding sequence ATGAAATTGTTAATAGATAGTGGAAACACTCGTTGTAAATACGCCGTAGCTGATGAGACTGGTATCCAATTAGTTTCTCATGATCAAGCACTAAAGCAGTTTAATTTGTTTGATGCTGTTATTTATTCCGACGTTTCTAACTCAAAAGAACTGAATGACTTTTTGGTTCTAGCAAAAGAGCAGGGTGTTACTGCTAAAGAAGTAGTAACTGAACAACAGTCATTTGGTGTGGTTTCGGGTTATAACGATTTCAAAACTCTAGGTGTCGACCGTTGGCTTGGCGTATTGGCGGTTGACCTCTTATTTCCAAATCAAGTGTGTGTCGTTGTTGATGCTGGAACAGCAATAACTGTTGATGTCATCGATCATCAAAAACAACATCTCGGCGGTTGGATAGTTCCGGGATTACACCTAATGGAACAGAGTATCATCGATAGGGCACCAAAAGTTTTCTCCAACGAGGCTCCAATATTAGAACCCTTCGGTACTTCTACACCCAACGCGTTAAGAAGTGGTGTTATCAATATGGCAACAGGTACAGTAGAGAAGGCGATCCGATTATGTAGTGACATGAATAATGGATCGGTACGTCCCAAAGTTATCCTAACTGGCGGTGACGCTGCACTTATAGGTCAAAATTTGGAAGGAGAATTTGAATTAATCGACAATTTGATTTTTGTTGGATTAAATCGATTCTAG